A genomic region of Verrucomicrobiia bacterium contains the following coding sequences:
- the mtnP gene encoding S-methyl-5'-thioadenosine phosphorylase produces MKTGIIGGSGLYEMEGIERKRWNRVTTPFGKPSDEYLTGRIGEREVVFLPRHGRGHSILPSELNHRANIYGMKKLGVSHIISISAVGSLKEEYQPTDIVVIDQFFDRTKRSREFTFFGDGMVAHIAFADPVCLRMQQMLATCARDAGATVHVGGTYVNMEGPAFSTRAESRFHRQMGWDVIGMTNYGEARCAREAEICYATLAMVTDYDCWHEAHEAVTVEMVVANLRKNSKTAQEIIRRTVVRLDPGADCTCRHALATAIMTHTRVLKPATRKKLGLLLEKYSQAK; encoded by the coding sequence ATGAAAACCGGCATCATTGGCGGCAGCGGGCTTTACGAGATGGAGGGGATTGAGCGGAAGCGCTGGAACCGGGTGACGACGCCGTTCGGCAAACCGTCGGACGAGTATCTCACCGGACGAATCGGCGAACGCGAGGTCGTGTTCCTGCCACGGCACGGGCGCGGCCACTCAATTCTCCCCAGCGAACTCAATCATCGGGCGAACATCTACGGCATGAAGAAACTGGGGGTCAGCCACATCATTAGTATCAGCGCCGTCGGATCATTGAAGGAAGAGTATCAACCGACGGATATCGTGGTCATCGACCAGTTTTTCGACCGCACGAAGCGCAGCCGGGAATTCACTTTCTTCGGTGATGGCATGGTGGCGCATATCGCGTTTGCCGACCCGGTCTGCCTGCGGATGCAACAGATGCTCGCGACGTGTGCCCGGGACGCGGGGGCGACCGTACACGTGGGGGGTACCTACGTAAATATGGAAGGACCCGCGTTTTCGACGCGCGCCGAGTCGCGGTTCCATCGCCAGATGGGTTGGGACGTGATTGGCATGACGAACTACGGCGAGGCACGCTGCGCGCGCGAAGCGGAGATTTGCTACGCGACGCTGGCGATGGTGACGGACTATGATTGCTGGCATGAGGCCCATGAGGCCGTCACTGTGGAAATGGTGGTTGCGAACCTGAGGAAGAACTCGAAGACCGCGCAGGAGATTATCCGTCGCACCGTGGTGAGGCTCGACCCCGGGGCGGATTGCACCTGCCGCCACGCCCTCGCGACGGCGATCATGACGCACACCCGGGTCCTGAAACCGGCCACGCGCAAGAAGTTGGGCTTGCTACTCGAGAAGTATTCGCAGGCGAAGTAA
- a CDS encoding prepilin-type N-terminal cleavage/methylation domain-containing protein, with product MSHNTLKQDNQGFTLVEIMIVVAIIGLLAALAIPGFVKARKQSQGRRILNDCRQMDAAINQWALETGQSDGAAVDTVGAQTYLKTTWKPNDLLGNAFAVTVVGGTQISVNATTKSALDGVGIDWGAY from the coding sequence ATGAGCCATAATACTCTCAAACAGGATAACCAGGGATTCACCCTGGTCGAAATAATGATAGTCGTCGCAATTATTGGGCTGCTGGCCGCGTTGGCAATTCCAGGCTTTGTCAAGGCGCGTAAGCAATCGCAGGGGCGGCGCATCTTGAACGATTGCCGCCAGATGGATGCGGCCATCAACCAATGGGCTCTGGAAACCGGCCAGTCAGATGGCGCTGCCGTCGATACCGTCGGCGCGCAGACTTACTTGAAGACCACCTGGAAGCCAAATGACCTGCTCGGCAACGCCTTTGCCGTCACCGTCGTCGGAGGCACCCAGATTTCGGTCAACGCGACAACCAAGTCGGCCCTGGATGGCGTGGGCATCGACTGGGGTGCGTACTGA
- the floA gene encoding flotillin-like protein FloA (flotillin-like protein involved in membrane lipid rafts) translates to MDGSIGSLILMAILAVCCIFGLIAFFVVISFINIWIQARMTGAPVSFLTLLSMRLRRVPIGLVVQSRITAVKAGIPLTTDQLEAHYLAGGDVNQVVRALIAAEKANLNLGFNQAAAIDLATHQSGKSVFEAVMTSVNPKVIDCPNPASGKQTIAAVAKDGIQLQVKARVTVRTHLDRFVGGATEETIIARVGEGIVTAIGSANSYKDVLENPDTISKRVLEKGLDASTAFGIMSIDIADVDVGDNIGARLQQEQAEANKQMAIANAETRRAIAVANEQEMKARTQEMRAKVVEAEAQIPMAMAEAFRSGRLGVMDYYRMQNIQSDTRMRQSIAGEDVSKSGTAS, encoded by the coding sequence ATGGACGGCAGTATTGGCTCACTCATTCTAATGGCGATCTTGGCGGTCTGCTGTATTTTCGGTTTGATCGCGTTCTTCGTGGTGATCTCATTCATCAACATTTGGATTCAAGCCCGCATGACCGGCGCGCCGGTGTCGTTCCTGACGCTGTTGAGCATGCGGCTGCGTCGCGTGCCCATCGGACTGGTCGTCCAAAGCCGCATTACCGCGGTGAAAGCCGGCATCCCGCTCACGACCGACCAACTCGAAGCGCATTACCTGGCCGGTGGCGACGTCAACCAGGTTGTCCGCGCCCTCATCGCCGCGGAAAAAGCGAATCTGAATCTCGGCTTCAACCAGGCGGCCGCCATCGACCTGGCCACCCATCAGTCTGGCAAGAGCGTGTTCGAAGCCGTGATGACCTCCGTGAACCCCAAGGTCATTGACTGCCCGAATCCAGCCAGCGGCAAGCAAACAATCGCGGCCGTCGCCAAGGACGGCATCCAGCTTCAGGTCAAGGCGCGGGTCACGGTGCGCACGCATCTCGACCGGTTTGTCGGCGGCGCCACGGAAGAAACCATCATCGCCCGCGTCGGTGAAGGCATCGTCACCGCCATTGGCTCGGCCAATTCCTACAAAGATGTTCTGGAGAATCCCGACACGATCTCCAAGCGCGTGTTGGAGAAGGGCCTCGATGCGAGCACGGCCTTCGGTATTATGTCCATCGACATCGCGGACGTCGACGTCGGCGACAATATCGGCGCGCGCCTGCAGCAGGAACAAGCCGAAGCCAACAAGCAGATGGCCATTGCCAACGCTGAAACGCGTCGCGCCATCGCCGTGGCCAATGAACAGGAAATGAAGGCCCGGACGCAAGAGATGCGAGCGAAGGTCGTGGAAGCGGAAGCCCAAATTCCGATGGCCATGGCGGAAGCGTTCCGCAGCGGTCGGCTCGGTGTCATGGATTACTATCGCATGCAGAACATCCAATCAGACACGCGGATGCGCCAATCAATCGCGGGCGAAGACGTCAGCAAATCCGGCACGGCCAGCTAG
- a CDS encoding NfeD family protein, whose translation MNWTLIVLLTVVGLMFIAVDFYIPGFVLGSIGAVLMLFATIICYRDTGSRNQTIMMFCVEVALGIGAGYASIWYFPRTTAGRRMILAEKQTGASAEAPRVNDWIGREGVAQTVLRPAGMALIDGKRLDVEAESGMIESGSPIKIVAVHKNRLVVKQLG comes from the coding sequence ATGAACTGGACGCTCATCGTCCTATTGACGGTTGTAGGACTGATGTTTATCGCCGTAGATTTTTATATCCCCGGCTTCGTGCTGGGCAGTATCGGCGCGGTGCTGATGCTGTTCGCGACGATAATCTGTTACCGTGACACCGGCAGCCGGAACCAGACGATTATGATGTTCTGCGTGGAAGTGGCGCTCGGCATCGGGGCGGGTTACGCGTCCATCTGGTATTTCCCGAGGACGACCGCGGGCAGGAGAATGATTTTGGCCGAGAAACAAACGGGCGCCAGCGCGGAGGCACCGCGAGTGAATGACTGGATTGGTCGCGAAGGCGTGGCGCAGACGGTCTTGCGACCCGCAGGAATGGCGCTCATTGACGGTAAACGGCTCGACGTGGAAGCTGAATCCGGCATGATTGAGAGCGGCAGTCCCATCAAAATCGTGGCGGTGCACAAGAATCGACTCGTGGTAAAACAACTTGGTTAA
- a CDS encoding phosphate ABC transporter substrate-binding protein: MRINLYKKCSVLGVPIMGLCLKGLGVLALGMLFASCSPSETAAPGRSDKSGAIVLSGSNTIGEELAPRLIGEYKKDHPAATFQTEFKGTGYGVAAMLGGLSDIAAASRVLTTNELELARSRNVSCNDYIIGSYSVAVIVNAANSVGNLTRDQIRDIFTGAIQNWKEVGGPDGPIHLYIRDPISGTHLGFRELAMENKPYGVGMKPLTSYSSIVQSVAVDAGGIGYCSIELSTKPNVKAVSIGGIAPTAAMVNQGQYPYARALHLFTDKEKEAPAAHDFIQFVQSSTGQKLLDQMGFIPHP; the protein is encoded by the coding sequence ATGAGAATAAATCTGTACAAGAAATGCTCCGTGCTTGGAGTCCCGATAATGGGACTTTGCCTAAAGGGCCTCGGTGTATTAGCGCTCGGTATGTTGTTCGCAAGTTGTTCCCCGAGCGAGACGGCCGCGCCCGGCAGGTCTGATAAATCAGGAGCCATCGTTCTTAGCGGTTCGAACACGATTGGCGAAGAATTGGCCCCCCGCTTGATCGGGGAGTACAAGAAAGATCATCCCGCCGCGACGTTTCAAACCGAATTCAAAGGAACCGGGTATGGGGTGGCGGCGATGTTGGGCGGCCTCAGTGACATCGCGGCGGCTTCCCGGGTGCTCACCACGAATGAACTGGAACTGGCCCGGTCTCGCAATGTCAGTTGCAACGATTACATCATCGGTTCCTATAGCGTCGCAGTGATTGTTAATGCCGCCAACTCTGTCGGAAACCTGACGCGGGACCAGATCCGGGACATTTTTACGGGCGCCATCCAAAACTGGAAGGAAGTGGGAGGTCCGGATGGGCCCATTCATCTGTACATCCGCGACCCGATTTCCGGGACACACCTGGGCTTTCGCGAATTGGCAATGGAGAACAAGCCGTATGGCGTCGGCATGAAGCCACTGACCAGCTACTCGTCCATCGTCCAGTCGGTTGCCGTCGATGCGGGAGGAATCGGTTATTGCAGCATCGAGCTGTCGACGAAGCCGAACGTCAAGGCCGTGTCCATTGGCGGAATCGCTCCGACCGCGGCGATGGTGAACCAGGGCCAGTATCCCTATGCGCGCGCCTTGCATCTTTTTACCGACAAGGAAAAGGAAGCACCTGCGGCGCACGATTTTATTCAATTTGTCCAATCTTCCACGGGGCAAAAGCTTCTTGATCAAATGGGCTTCATACCGCACCCGTAG
- a CDS encoding GAF domain-containing protein encodes MAGTSIRLDAKRSGPGLTLKPKLPPILPFGGNRGRVERLDEKAGFEWVGEALTRTQEALETLWEAEELHRLLFVKVPQPRFVCDAKTLRILAVNEATVRQYKYSRHEFHRMRVIDLSAPESVADFKKYCQELSSSRGGAVDGQDNVFRHHRKDGSLIDVEIEAAVIPLRGKRLFLLLAQDVTEKRRAQQRLRAHQATTHALAESYTLTEAGPKIFRAICENLGGDWGELWTVDPAANVLRCAQTWHPASQRLPRVERATRDLGFARGEGIPGSVWAHNKPLWIADISQQPAMHRKRALDKFGLRTVFAFPIRLNREVLGVITVFSRRVLPPDKHLLQLLKDICSQIGQVMGRRRAERQLLEISEREQQRIGRDLHDGLCQQLAGIAYIASNLQSTLAKVSPKEATVAARIAELSRATAVQARQIARGLNPVNLGAMGLVAALEELTSSIGTMFAISCRFESTHRVRIRDHGAAVHLYRITQEAIHNSITHGKATEIRVSLHRKGRGTVLSVIDNGRGLSNVSVEDWGMGIENMNCRARAIGARLQFAPCRGGGTIMCCTLPSRVRRAK; translated from the coding sequence ATGGCGGGAACCTCCATTCGTCTAGACGCGAAGCGGTCGGGGCCGGGTTTGACCTTAAAACCGAAGCTACCGCCCATTCTTCCCTTTGGCGGGAACCGGGGACGTGTTGAGCGCCTGGACGAGAAGGCCGGGTTTGAGTGGGTTGGTGAAGCCCTGACGAGGACCCAGGAGGCGCTCGAAACCTTGTGGGAAGCCGAGGAACTGCATCGGCTGCTCTTTGTGAAGGTTCCGCAACCGCGGTTCGTCTGCGACGCCAAGACGCTGCGTATTCTCGCCGTCAATGAGGCGACCGTCCGCCAATACAAGTACTCGCGACATGAATTTCACCGGATGCGCGTGATTGATCTCAGCGCGCCGGAGTCCGTCGCGGATTTCAAGAAGTACTGCCAGGAATTATCTTCATCGCGAGGCGGCGCCGTCGACGGACAGGACAATGTCTTTCGCCATCACCGAAAAGACGGCAGCTTGATCGACGTTGAGATCGAAGCGGCCGTGATCCCTTTGCGGGGCAAGCGGCTGTTTCTGCTACTGGCCCAGGACGTCACCGAGAAACGGCGCGCCCAGCAGCGGTTGCGGGCGCACCAGGCTACCACCCATGCGCTGGCGGAATCGTACACCTTGACGGAAGCCGGCCCGAAGATTTTTCGGGCCATTTGTGAGAACCTGGGTGGTGACTGGGGTGAGCTGTGGACTGTCGATCCGGCCGCAAACGTTTTGCGCTGTGCACAGACCTGGCACCCCGCCTCGCAACGGCTCCCGCGGGTGGAGCGAGCCACGCGGGACTTGGGCTTTGCGCGTGGCGAAGGCATCCCCGGCTCGGTCTGGGCGCACAACAAGCCGCTCTGGATCGCCGACATCTCCCAGCAGCCGGCCATGCACCGAAAGCGGGCGCTGGACAAGTTCGGCTTGCGAACCGTGTTCGCGTTTCCGATACGTCTGAACCGGGAAGTGCTGGGGGTCATCACGGTTTTTAGCCGACGCGTATTGCCGCCCGACAAACATCTGCTGCAATTGCTCAAGGACATCTGCAGTCAGATCGGCCAGGTGATGGGACGCCGGCGCGCTGAGAGGCAGTTGCTGGAAATCAGCGAACGCGAACAGCAACGCATCGGACGCGATTTGCATGATGGCTTGTGCCAACAGTTGGCCGGCATCGCTTATATCGCCAGCAACCTGCAAAGCACGCTTGCGAAGGTATCGCCCAAGGAGGCTACCGTCGCGGCGCGAATTGCCGAATTGTCGCGGGCGACCGCTGTGCAGGCCCGCCAGATCGCGCGCGGGCTCAACCCGGTCAATTTGGGAGCCATGGGGTTGGTGGCGGCGCTCGAAGAACTGACCTCCTCCATTGGGACGATGTTCGCCATTTCTTGCCGGTTTGAATCCACTCACCGTGTCCGTATTCGGGACCATGGCGCAGCGGTCCATCTCTACCGCATCACGCAAGAGGCAATCCATAATAGTATTACTCACGGGAAGGCCACCGAGATCCGCGTCTCCCTCCACCGGAAAGGACGCGGGACCGTGCTCAGCGTTATCGACAACGGCCGCGGATTGTCCAACGTTTCTGTCGAAGACTGGGGTATGGGCATTGAGAACATGAATTGCCGCGCACGCGCGATCGGCGCGCGACTCCAGTTTGCGCCCTGTCGCGGAGGCGGGACGATCATGTGCTGCACGTTGCCCTCTCGTGTCCGAAGAGCAAAATGA
- a CDS encoding XDD4 family exosortase-dependent surface protein yields the protein MKTVARGLVALALIFVGGTAHGVTYTATNRTLSASASFAVSDLKLVITLSNTATNDPGNSAEILTGIFFTLAGGPALTPVSALLGPNTAIKDRPGVSGPGTNVGGEWAYRNRLPSLPHGANEGISSTSLKAFTQHFRFPGPNLQGSAAPSGVQYGVTTDFDNMGNDKGSLKHQQLIESTVIFTLSGLPANFVLANITNVSFQYGTSLKDANLNLAGTIAGDNGGPAIPEPGTGVLIATGLLWAFALVRRSKALSATRGRVANRQVDPSQNNTS from the coding sequence ATGAAAACAGTCGCGCGGGGCCTCGTCGCCTTGGCTTTAATTTTTGTCGGAGGTACTGCTCATGGCGTCACCTACACCGCGACCAATAGGACGTTGAGCGCGTCGGCCTCGTTCGCCGTCTCGGACCTGAAGCTAGTCATCACTCTGTCGAATACCGCCACCAATGACCCGGGCAATAGCGCTGAAATCCTCACGGGAATCTTTTTCACCCTAGCCGGAGGTCCGGCACTTACTCCGGTTTCGGCATTACTCGGTCCTAACACAGCGATCAAAGATCGCCCCGGTGTGAGTGGTCCTGGAACAAACGTTGGAGGCGAGTGGGCCTATCGCAACCGCCTGCCCAGCCTGCCGCACGGTGCTAACGAGGGCATCTCCAGCACGAGTCTGAAAGCGTTCACCCAACACTTCCGCTTCCCCGGCCCAAACCTCCAGGGATCAGCCGCGCCCAGCGGTGTGCAGTACGGAGTCACGACCGATTTCGACAACATGGGTAACGACAAGGGCAGCCTCAAGCATCAACAACTCATCGAGAGCACCGTCATCTTCACGCTGAGCGGGTTGCCCGCAAACTTCGTGCTCGCGAACATCACCAATGTCAGTTTCCAGTACGGCACGAGCCTCAAGGACGCAAATCTCAATCTCGCTGGCACGATTGCCGGCGACAATGGTGGTCCCGCGATACCCGAACCGGGCACCGGTGTGCTGATAGCCACCGGTCTGCTCTGGGCATTCGCCTTGGTGCGGCGGTCGAAGGCGTTGTCGGCGACTAGAGGGCGCGTCGCCAATCGGCAAGTGGACCCTTCTCAAAACAACACGAGCTGA
- a CDS encoding CBS domain-containing protein codes for MKRSVEVVAPDTLLHEAARKMSVHNVSVLPVCEGRRIVGLLTARDLTVRATAEGCDPRTSQVREVMMFPAICGREGQNVNEAADLMQKWQLSRLPVLNRQKRLVGIVSLRDLQGPTQHDNHQSKLKR; via the coding sequence ATGAAAAGGAGCGTCGAGGTGGTCGCTCCCGACACCTTGTTGCACGAGGCGGCGCGCAAGATGAGCGTTCACAATGTTAGCGTGCTTCCGGTTTGTGAGGGACGGAGAATCGTGGGTCTGTTGACCGCCCGAGACCTCACCGTGCGGGCGACGGCCGAAGGGTGTGACCCACGGACCAGCCAGGTGCGGGAGGTAATGATGTTCCCAGCCATTTGCGGTCGCGAAGGCCAGAACGTCAACGAAGCCGCCGACCTGATGCAGAAGTGGCAGCTCAGCCGATTGCCCGTGCTCAATCGACAGAAACGCCTGGTAGGAATCGTCTCCCTGCGCGATCTGCAGGGTCCAACTCAGCACGACAATCACCAGTCCAAATTGAAGCGCTAG
- a CDS encoding response regulator transcription factor — MKSARGKQSEVADIKQRVLLVDDHPVVCEGLAQRINAEPDLKVCGQARDAHAALDAIEKLRPHIAVVDIGLGEGNGIELIKDLKVRYPQLPALVLSMHDEALYAERSLHAGAKGYVMKQQETDILLQAIRQVLRGQVYLSEKVRDAIVNRIGGNVPEDKATSLAQRLSNRELEVFQLIGDGYATHEIARRLHLSNKTVASHREHIKLKLNLRTGEELARFAIHWLRYRVPDVDASLTARELVGKPAKPRPSKAATR; from the coding sequence ATGAAAAGCGCCCGAGGGAAACAGTCGGAAGTTGCCGACATCAAGCAGCGCGTTCTGTTGGTGGATGATCACCCGGTCGTTTGCGAGGGGTTGGCCCAGCGAATCAATGCGGAACCGGACCTGAAGGTCTGCGGCCAGGCGCGGGACGCTCATGCCGCTCTGGATGCCATCGAGAAGTTGCGGCCCCACATCGCCGTGGTGGACATCGGCTTGGGCGAAGGCAATGGCATCGAGTTGATCAAGGATTTGAAAGTGCGCTATCCGCAACTGCCAGCCTTGGTCTTGTCCATGCACGACGAGGCGCTCTATGCCGAACGCAGTTTGCACGCCGGCGCCAAGGGCTATGTAATGAAGCAGCAGGAAACGGACATCCTGTTGCAAGCGATCCGCCAGGTGCTGCGCGGCCAGGTCTATTTGAGCGAAAAAGTCAGGGATGCGATCGTCAACCGCATCGGGGGCAACGTGCCGGAAGACAAGGCCACTTCCCTCGCCCAACGCCTGAGCAACCGCGAATTGGAGGTTTTCCAGTTGATCGGTGACGGCTACGCCACCCACGAGATCGCCCGCCGACTGCATCTCAGCAACAAGACCGTGGCATCGCATCGGGAGCATATCAAACTGAAGCTGAACCTGAGGACGGGCGAGGAACTGGCGCGCTTCGCCATTCATTGGCTGCGTTACCGCGTCCCGGACGTCGACGCCTCGTTGACCGCGCGCGAGCTCGTTGGCAAGCCAGCGAAGCCCCGCCCTTCCAAAGCGGCGACTCGATAG
- a CDS encoding NfeD family protein produces the protein MSSRRTQSQSAKIGGCGVVLFVARAAAVLTVLLTTLFPVHAATDQTVCVLTIHEDITHNTLYLVRRGLREAEAKKATAVVLDMRTNGGRVDVTEEIIRLLERAPMKTYTYVDDKAYSAGAFIAAATDKIFMAPGSVIGAATPVMLAPGSGVQELPKSYEEKLTSAMRARIRATAQEKGHNPEVFEAMVDADRGLTIDDEVITPKGKLLTLTNEEAAHEYGDPATPLLSAGTVKSLDELLRKVGLSGVRTFEVSPSGFEQLARWITTISPLLILVGFLALYIELSHPGVALPAIVAVICFAIYFLGYFVAGLAGWEEVGLFVFGLLLLAVEFFLFPGHFLSAALGTVAVLAALVLAMAGHLPGAPVLPSWDQLQVPLMKVFGSMIGAFLAAMLLGRYLPKSTLFRKMELVAATSTAEGYSASLGEAKALLGVSGVAETNLRPSGKGRFGDKLVDVVTEGDLIEKGKPITIVEVQGSRVVVKAMAREPA, from the coding sequence ATGTCGTCGAGGCGAACGCAGAGCCAGAGTGCGAAGATCGGCGGGTGCGGCGTGGTGCTGTTCGTGGCGCGAGCGGCGGCCGTCTTGACGGTCCTGCTCACGACCCTGTTTCCCGTTCACGCCGCCACCGACCAGACTGTGTGCGTGCTGACGATTCACGAGGATATCACTCATAACACCCTGTATCTCGTACGGCGTGGCTTGCGTGAGGCGGAAGCGAAGAAGGCGACGGCGGTCGTGCTCGATATGCGGACGAACGGCGGTCGCGTGGATGTGACGGAAGAGATCATTCGCCTGCTCGAGCGCGCCCCGATGAAAACCTATACCTACGTGGATGACAAGGCCTACTCGGCCGGCGCGTTCATTGCCGCGGCCACGGACAAGATCTTCATGGCGCCCGGTAGCGTGATCGGCGCCGCCACGCCCGTGATGCTCGCCCCTGGCTCGGGGGTGCAGGAGTTGCCGAAGAGTTACGAGGAGAAACTCACGTCCGCGATGCGCGCGCGGATTCGCGCCACCGCGCAGGAGAAAGGCCACAACCCGGAGGTATTTGAAGCGATGGTCGATGCCGACCGCGGGTTGACCATTGACGATGAAGTAATCACCCCCAAGGGCAAGCTGCTGACCCTGACGAACGAGGAGGCGGCCCATGAGTACGGCGACCCGGCCACACCGCTGCTGTCCGCGGGTACGGTAAAGTCGCTCGATGAGTTGTTGCGGAAAGTTGGGTTGTCGGGTGTTCGCACGTTCGAAGTGTCGCCGTCGGGGTTCGAACAGCTGGCCCGGTGGATCACGACGATCTCTCCGCTGCTCATCCTGGTTGGGTTCCTGGCGCTGTACATCGAGTTGTCGCACCCCGGTGTGGCGCTGCCGGCGATTGTGGCCGTGATTTGCTTTGCCATTTATTTCCTCGGCTATTTCGTGGCCGGACTCGCCGGTTGGGAGGAAGTGGGGCTGTTTGTTTTCGGGTTGTTGTTGCTGGCCGTGGAATTCTTCCTGTTTCCCGGTCACTTTCTCTCCGCGGCATTGGGCACCGTCGCAGTACTGGCGGCGCTGGTGCTGGCCATGGCCGGCCACCTGCCGGGCGCGCCGGTCCTGCCCAGCTGGGATCAGTTGCAGGTCCCCCTAATGAAAGTCTTCGGAAGCATGATCGGCGCTTTCCTGGCCGCCATGCTGCTCGGTCGGTACCTGCCCAAGAGCACGCTCTTTCGGAAAATGGAGCTGGTAGCGGCGACGAGCACGGCGGAAGGGTACTCGGCCAGCCTCGGCGAAGCGAAAGCGCTGCTTGGCGTGTCGGGTGTCGCGGAGACGAATCTGCGTCCATCCGGCAAGGGACGCTTCGGCGACAAGTTGGTGGATGTCGTCACAGAGGGTGATCTGATTGAGAAGGGCAAGCCGATCACGATCGTGGAAGTACAGGGCAGCCGCGTTGTGGTGAAGGCCATGGCCCGGGAACCGGCATGA
- a CDS encoding XDD4 family exosortase-dependent surface protein, translating to MNRGTKVVRFRLGENMGDCPGTVCQGIGSQWNTAGGGFTETPPGESPDVLTGWRNVASKRFAGSIPRFSMRARAAMLLAALAVLLATTAQSAVTYTGSGPGNDASETNSASVTFDLSVSGTTTNLLMSLTNLATYKPNDPSDILTAVFFSLTGDPTLTKLSASLNAGSVGVEDGSTLTVPGGIVGGSWAYAAGLNGAPGNANEGISAVGFGLFGPGNLFPGSALPGDSPTPGGVGGGLTTAADDGSNYNGGLAGRPFIKDSAVFTLGAVPASFTLSEISTVSFQYGTTLGTEPNVPGTIPEPGPVALTVVGILSLGLLNRRRR from the coding sequence TTGAATCGAGGTACGAAGGTGGTTCGTTTTCGATTGGGAGAGAACATGGGGGATTGTCCCGGAACCGTCTGCCAGGGTATTGGTAGCCAGTGGAACACCGCTGGTGGCGGGTTCACGGAAACGCCGCCGGGTGAATCCCCGGATGTGCTAACGGGATGGAGGAACGTCGCGAGCAAGCGCTTCGCCGGTTCAATCCCGAGATTCTCAATGCGAGCACGGGCTGCCATGCTTCTGGCGGCTCTTGCGGTATTATTAGCAACGACAGCACAATCTGCGGTGACGTACACGGGTAGCGGTCCTGGCAACGACGCGAGCGAGACGAACAGTGCCTCGGTCACATTCGATCTGTCAGTGTCAGGCACAACCACCAATCTGCTCATGTCGCTGACGAATCTAGCGACCTACAAACCGAATGATCCGTCGGACATCCTCACCGCAGTATTCTTCTCACTTACGGGTGACCCAACCCTGACGAAACTTTCGGCATCTCTGAATGCGGGCAGCGTCGGAGTAGAAGACGGTTCTACTTTGACAGTCCCAGGCGGTATTGTTGGTGGTTCATGGGCTTATGCGGCGGGGTTGAACGGTGCTCCTGGAAATGCCAACGAGGGGATCAGTGCCGTCGGTTTCGGTCTTTTCGGCCCTGGAAACCTTTTCCCGGGCAGCGCGCTCCCCGGCGATAGCCCCACGCCGGGCGGAGTTGGCGGAGGATTAACCACCGCCGCGGATGACGGCAGTAACTACAACGGGGGCCTCGCCGGTCGCCCCTTTATCAAAGACAGCGCCGTGTTTACTTTGGGCGCTGTCCCGGCCAGCTTCACGTTATCGGAGATCTCCACCGTGAGCTTTCAGTATGGAACCACGCTTGGGACCGAGCCAAACGTGCCGGGGACTATTCCTGAACCCGGCCCCGTCGCACTCACCGTAGTCGGCATCCTGTCCTTGGGCCTTCTCAATCGTAGACGACGCTGA